CGCCGGGTTCACCTCCACCCCCCTGGCTCGGGCGGCGGCCAAAGCTTCTTCCCGCGAAGGCAGGCCGTTCCAGCTTATCCCGGTGAAGCGGCGCAGGGCCTCAAGCACGCTCAGCCGCGGCCAGGGCGGAGTGAGGTCGATTTCCCAGTCTCCGTAGGAGAATCTGAGCTTCCCCAAGACGACTTCTGCCACGTAAGCCAGCATCTCTTCGGTAAGACGCATCATGTCTTCGTAGTCGGCGTAGGCCTGATAGGCCTCCAACATGGTAAACTCCGGATTGTGTCGGGTAGAAATGCCCTCGTTGCGGAAGACCCGGCCCAACTCGTAAACCCTTTCCAACCCTCCCACCAGGAGGCGCTTGAGCGGCAACTCCAGAGCGATCCGGAGGTAAAGGTCCAGGTCCAGAGCGTTATGGTGGGTCACAAAAGGACGGGCGGCAGCACCGGCGGCCACCGGCGCCATGGTGGGAGTCTCCACCTCCAGGAATCCCCGCTGGTCCAGGAAGGCACGCAGGGCCTTGATCGCGCGGGTGCGTCGGTAGAAGGTTTCCCGAACCGGCGGATTCATGATCAGGTCCAGGTAGCGCTGGCGGTAACGGAGCTCCACGTCCCGCAGACCGTGCCACTTTTCGGGAAGAGGCCGGAGCGACTTGCAAAGGAGTTCCAGCCCCTGAACCTCGACACTGATTTCGCCCTGGCGGGTGCGGAAAACCGTGCCCCTCACTCCCAGGATGTCCCCCAGGTCCAGGAGCCTGAACAGGGCGTAGACCTCCTCGCCCACCAGATCCTGGCGCACGTAGATCTGGATTCGACCCGAGCGGTCCTGCAGGTCCCCGAAGCTGGCCTTCCCGTGCACCCGCTTGGCCAGGAGACGCCCGGCCACCTGCACCTCTTCCCCGCAGAACTCTTCGAAGCGCTCCTTGATCTCCTGGGCCAGAGCGGTCTGCTCGAAACGCCGACCGAAGGGATCAATCCCCCGTTCCCGCAGGTCCACCAACTTCTGATAGCGCACTCGAACCAGGTCCCCGAGATCTTCTCCTAGCCCGTATGAGTCCTGAGACAACTGGGTAAGACCTCCCCAACCGATCTTTTGCCGATACCGACCGCAGGCCCTGAACCCGGTGCCTAACCGGATATACCCAGGATCTCGTAATACTGAACCCCGCCCGGCGCCTTGACCTCT
This Clostridia bacterium DNA region includes the following protein-coding sequences:
- the lysS gene encoding lysine--tRNA ligase, with the translated sequence MSQDSYGLGEDLGDLVRVRYQKLVDLRERGIDPFGRRFEQTALAQEIKERFEEFCGEEVQVAGRLLAKRVHGKASFGDLQDRSGRIQIYVRQDLVGEEVYALFRLLDLGDILGVRGTVFRTRQGEISVEVQGLELLCKSLRPLPEKWHGLRDVELRYRQRYLDLIMNPPVRETFYRRTRAIKALRAFLDQRGFLEVETPTMAPVAAGAAARPFVTHHNALDLDLYLRIALELPLKRLLVGGLERVYELGRVFRNEGISTRHNPEFTMLEAYQAYADYEDMMRLTEEMLAYVAEVVLGKLRFSYGDWEIDLTPPWPRLSVLEALRRFTGISWNGLPSREEALAAARARGVEVNPAASAGKIIDALLEELVQPRLIQPTFLVDYPLEISPLAKRKAEAPDLVYRFELFVAGRELVNAFTELNDPVDQRERLLAQARERAGGDEEAQMMDADFVLALEYGMPPAGGMGLGVDRLVMLLTNSPSIRDVILFPALRPYE